A window from Engraulis encrasicolus isolate BLACKSEA-1 chromosome 11, IST_EnEncr_1.0, whole genome shotgun sequence encodes these proteins:
- the coq4 gene encoding ubiquinone biosynthesis protein COQ4 homolog, mitochondrial isoform X2, producing the protein MFLLSRGIVVSNALCASTVQVINRAPFRQLYGSGSPLESDYDRLYPGHIPTSPVQKALLAVGSGVAALQDPYRHDMVAVLGETTGHLALVRLRDRMRNDPEGYTILTERPRIRLSTLDLAHMAALPDGSFGREYLRFLEENRVTPDTRADVKFVDNEELAYVMQRYREVHDLLHTLLGMPTNMLGEVAVKWFEAAQTGLPMCILGAALGPLRLSSSRLQTLAMSLGPWALRSGSRSRCVLSIFYERRWDQSLEELREELGIEPPPISLTTTAKSTDSTLS; encoded by the exons CACCCTTCAGGCAGCTGTATGGCTCTGGCTCCCCCCTTGAGAGTGACTATGACAGGTTGTACCCCGGCCACATCCCCACCAGCCCTGTCCAGAAGGCCCTGTTAGCAGTGGGGTCTGGAGTGGCGGCTCTACAGGACCCTTACAGACATG ACATGGTTGCGGTTCTGGGTGAGACAACAGGCCACCTGGCTCTGGTCCGGTTACGTGATCGCATGAGGAATGACCCCGAGGGATACACCATCCTCAC AGAGCGACCCCGCATCCGCCTCTCCACCCTGGACCTGGCCCACATGGCTGCTCTTCCGGATGGCTCCTTTGGGCGGGAGTACCTCCGTTTCTTGGAGGAAAAT AGAGTAACTCCAGACACCAGAGCAGATGTGAAGTTTGTGGACAACGAGGAGCTAGCATATGTCATGCAGCGCTACCGTGAAGTCCACGACCTCCTGCACACACTCCTAGGGATGCCCACCAACATGCTGG GAGAGGTAGCGGTGAAGTGGTTCGAAGCAGCTCAGACGGGGCTGCCCATGTGCATCCTGGGAGCAGCCCTCGGCCCACTGCGGCTCTCCTCCAG TCGTCTGCAGACGTTGGCGATGTCTCTGGGTCCGTGGGCGCTGCGTAGTGGCAGCAGGTCTCGCTGTGTGTTGAGCATCTTCTACGAGAGGCGCTGGGACCAGAGTCTAGAGGAGCTGAGAGAGGAGCTGGGCATCGAACCACCGCCCATCTCCCTCACCACCACAGCTAAGAGCACGGACAGCACACTCAGTTGA